Proteins co-encoded in one Erinaceus europaeus chromosome X, mEriEur2.1, whole genome shotgun sequence genomic window:
- the IDS gene encoding LOW QUALITY PROTEIN: iduronate 2-sulfatase (The sequence of the model RefSeq protein was modified relative to this genomic sequence to represent the inferred CDS: inserted 2 bases in 1 codon; deleted 2 bases in 1 codon), whose amino-acid sequence MPPLARSLFWICLILCPLVGAFLESERPGNLTAETLNVLLIIVDDLRPALGCYGDRLVRSPNIDQLASHSLLFQNAFAQQAVCAPSRVSFLTGRRPDTTRLYDFNSYWRVHAGNFSTIPQYFKENGYVTMSVGKVFHPGISSNHSDDSPYSWSVPPYHPSSEKYENTKTCRGPDGELHANLLCPVNVADVPEGTLPDKQSTEQAIQLLEKMKTTASPFFLAVGYHKPHIPFRYPKEFQKLYPLDNITLAPDPQVPSGLPPVAYNPWMDIRQREDVQALNLSVPYGPIPVDFQRKIRQSYFASVSYLDTEVGRLLSALEDLQLARNTIVAFTSDHGWALGEHGEWAKYSNFDVTTHVPLMFYVPGKTAPLPEAGQKLFPYIDPFDSAAELIETGHQTSDLVELVSLFPTLVGLAGLRVPPRCPVPSXFMLSYAEKVGIFRSIFDSTTWTQKRIHSFLVPHELIAYSQYPRPADTPQWNSDKPSLKDIKVMGYSIRTTDYRYTVWVSFDPHTFLANFSDVHAGELYFVDSDPLQDHNVYNNSQGGELFQSLMP is encoded by the exons ATGCCACCACTGGCCCGGAGCCTGTTCTGGATCTGCCTGATTCTCTGCCCCCTGGTCGGCGCCTTCCTGGAGTCCGAGAGACCTGGCAACTTGACAGCAG AGACTCTAAATGTCCTTCTTATCATCGTGGATGACCTGCGTCCTGCCCTGGGCTGTTATGGTGACAGGCTGGTAAGGTCCCCAAACATTGACCAGCTGGCATCCCACAGCCTCCTCTTCCAGAATGCCTTTGCCCAG CAAGCGGTGTGTGcccccagccgtgtgtccttccTCACTGGGAGGCGACCAGACACGACCCGTCTGTATGACTTCAACTCCTACTGGAGGGTGCATGCTGGTAACTTCTCCACCATCCCACAGTACTTCAAAGAAAATGGCTATGTGACCATGTCCGTCGGAAAAGTCTTTCACCCTG gAATATCTTCAAATCACAGCGATGATTCTCCATATAGCTGGTCTGTCCCACCCTATCATCCTTCTTCTGAAAAGTACGAAAACACCAAG ACATGTAGGGGCCCAGACGGAGAACTACATGCCAACCTGCTTTGCCCCGTGAATGTGGCAGATGTGCCTGAGGGCACATTGCCTGACAAGCAGAGCACTGAGCAAGCCATCCAGTTGCTGGAAAAGATGAAGACGACAGCCAGCCCTTTCTTCCTGGCTGTGGGGTACCATAAGCCACACATCCCCTTCAGATACCCCAAG GAATTCCAGAAACTGTACCCCCTGGACAACATCACATTGGCTCCCGATCCCCAGGTCCCTTCGGGCCTCCCTCCAGTGGCCTACAACCCCTGGATGGACATCAGGCAGCGTGAGGACGTACAGGCCTTGAACCTCAGCGTGCCCTATGGCCCAATTCCTGTGGACTTTCAG CGGAAAATCCGCCAGAGCTACTTTGCTTCTGTTTCGTATCTGGACACTGAGGTAGGCCGCCTTCTGAGTGCCCTGGAGGACCTGCAGCTGGCCAGGAACACCATCGTTGCATTCACTTCAGATCATG GGTGGGCCCTCGGTGAGCATGGAGAGTGGGCAAAATACAGCAATTTTGATGTCACTACTCATGTGCCCCTGATGTTCTACGTTCCTGGAAAAACAGCTCCACTTCCGGAAGCAGGCCAGAAGCTTTTCCCTTACATCGACCCTTTTGATTCTGCTGCGGAATTGATTGAGACAG GCCACCAAACCTCGGACTTGGTGgagctggtctctctcttccccacactGGTGGGACTCGCGGGACTGCGTGTTCCACCCCGCTGCCCTGTTCCCTC TTTCATGTTGAGCTATGCAGAGAAGGTCGGAATCTTCAGAAGCATTTTCGATTCCACAACTTGGACTCAGAAGAGGATCCACTCCTTCTTGGTA CCCCATGAGTTGATTGCCTATAGCCAGTATCCCCGGCCTGCAGACACTCCTCAGTGGAATTCTGACAAGCCAAGTCTAAAAGATATCAAGGTCATGGGCTACTCCATACGCACCACAGACTATAGGTATACTGTGTGGGTGAGCTTTGATCCCCATACCTTTCTGGCTAACTTCTCTGATGTCCATGCAGGAGAACTGTATTTTGTGGATTCTGACCCTTTGCAGGATCACAATGTGTACAATAACTCCCAAGGTGGAGAACTTTTCCAGTCATTGATGCCTTGA